In the genome of Planctomyces sp. SH-PL62, the window CGAGGTCAAGGGGCGGCGGGCTGGGCGACAACTCATGAGTGTCAAAGACTGCCTCGTCAACCGCCCGCGCGAAGCCAGCGGCGCAATGGCGGCCAACCGCTTCGACTTCCAGCGGGATTGGGCGCTCTGCCACCTGTTCGAGTTGCAGGAAGGCGGCAAGGACTACGTGCTCGTGATGGAGCACCACGACGACGTGGTGGTCCTGGATTCGCCCGTCGACCCGAAGGCGGTCGATTGCTACCAGATCAAGACGGCGGATTCGCACTGGAGCCTGACCGCCCTGCTCAGGCCGAAGAAGCTGAAGAAGGCTAAGGGCAAGTCCATCCTCGGCAAGATGTACGAGAACTGCCTGGTCTTCAAGGCGAGCGTCCGGTCGGTCAACCTGGTCAGCAACTACCCCTACCGGATGGACCTGAAGTGCGGGACCAAGTCCGACACGAAGGACACGATCTGCCTGAACGAGTTGGCCGACGAAGAGGCGGACGGCGTGATCGACAAGATCATGAACGAGCACGGTCTGACCGCCCCGCCGGTCTTCCTTGACCTGGCCAAGCTCGTCGTCACCGCGCTCAGCGTCCACGACCACGCGGACCACGCGAAGGGCAAATTGGTGGCGTTCCTCGAGCGGGAGCGGCCTGGGATTTCCATCGCGGTCGGTCCGCTCTATAACACGCTCTACGACGAGCTCAGGCGGAAGGCGAACTACGAGAAGCAGGGGCTGGATTACGACGGGGTCCTCAAGCACAAGGCGATCTCGCGGGCGCAGTTCACGGGTTTGATCTCGAAACTCCGGGAGGAGAAGAAGTTCGAGCGCGAGTGGCCAGCCATCGACGCGAAGCTGGCCTCGGAAGACGTGGGGTTTCGGGAGCTGATCCAGATCCGCGACGCCTGCCGCCTCTTCGAGATGGAGCGGATGCAGGACTGGAACGTCGTGCTTGCCCAGACCCGCCAGGCCGTCCAGGCTGCCGCCGACGACGCCTGCGCCGCGAAGCTTTCCGCAACGCTGGACCATTGCGTCGCGCGGGTGCGGGCCCTGAGAATCAAGGGGTCGGAAATCTACGGCAACCCCTACCTGAAGGCCATCGCCCTCTTCCACCTATATGCTTATTAACAACTATAGGAAGCTTGTTCGCAACCTACGGAAGAAGACGGATGCCAAGCTTCTTTTTAAAAAATCTGACCCTGCTCTCCCTGCAAGAAAAGCGGGGGAGAAGGTTCTCGTTCCACCCAAAGACGACGATAGTCAAGGGTGATAACGACACCGGCAAGTCGTCGCTCCTGAAGAGCATCTACCGCTGCTTCGGTGCCGCCCCCGCCGTCACCCACGCGAAATGGAAGGACGCCCGCGTCATCGGGGTCCTGACCTTCGCGGTGGACGGCAGGACGTTCCACGTCCTCCAGAACCAGACGCGTTACAGCTTCTTCGACGCCGACCGGCAGCACCTCGAGTCCTTCGATTCCGTCACCAACGGGGTCGCGCCCTACTTCGCCCGGCTGATGGGGTTCGGGTTGAAGCTGCCGACGCGCAAGGGGGACCTGGTCACGCCGCCGCCCGCCTACCTGCTCCTGCCCTTCTACGTCGACCAGGACGCGGGCTGGAAGAGCAGTTGGTCGTCCTTCGCCCGGCTGGACCAGTTCGCCAACTGGAAGAAGGACCTGGCTGAGTACCACGCGGGGGTGAGGCCGAACGAATACTACCGGGCGAAGGGCTCGCTGGACTCGCTGCACGAGAAGTTGCAGCCGCTGAACGGCAAGCAGGCGTCGCTCCGGTCGATCCTGCTCGACCTGGAAGAGCGCCTGAAGTCCGCGACCTTCGACATGGACATTGAGGCCTATCAGAACGACGTGAAGGAGCTGCTGCTGCTCTGCGACAAGATCAAGAAGCGGGAGGAGCAGCTCCGCGAGCAACTGGCCCGGCATTATTCCGCGAAGACGGTGGTCGAGACGCAGATCGCCATCGCCAACAGCATGTTGGGCGACCTCCAGGCCGACATCGAGTACATCGTCAAGCACGAGACCAAGGACCACATCGACTGCCCGATGTGCGGGGCGGTCTACGAGAATTCGTTCGAGGAGCGGCTGGCCATCGCCCAGGACGAGGACCGCTGCCACGAGCTGCTGAGCCAGTTGCAGGACGACTTGATCGAGGTGAACGGCAAGATCGAGAAGACCAGCAACGCGTTCGTGGACACCAAGGCGGATTTCGCCCGGGTGGACAAGATCCTCAACACGAAGCGAGGGAAGCTGAAGCTGAAGGACTTGATCGAGAACGAGGGCCGGAAGCAGGTCCAACAGATCATCCGCAACGACATCGCGGCGGTCGAGGGGCAGATCGCCGAGGTGCAGAAGGAGATAAACGCCGTCAAGGCGGAGATGGCCCTGTACGACAACGCGGAGCGGAGGAAGGCGATAACCAAGAAGTTCCGCGAGATGATGGGGAAGTACCTGTTCGAACTGGAGGTCCACAACCTGGCCCACGAGAAGCTGCACGTCTATTCGAGCGTCTCGGAGACCGGGAGCGACCTCCCCCGCGCCCTGCTGGCCTATTACTACAGCATCCTCCACCTGATGAAGGAGAATTCGACGGCGGCCTTCTGCCCCATCGTGATCGACTCGCCGAACCAGCAGGACCAGGACATAGCCAACCTGAAGAAGATGCTGAGCTTCATCCACGAGCGGCGGCCCAAGGACTCGCAGGTGGTGCTGGGCCTGGTCGATGACTGCGGGGTCGAGTTCGACGGCAGCGTTATCGAGCTGTCGGACAAGAACCAGCTTTTGCAGACGAAGGGCTACGCCGCGATCTCGGCGGAAGTACGCGATCTGCTGGACAAGGTCCGCTTGAGCAACTCAGAGGAGTAGGTCGCACGCCCGGCGGACCTAACGCTCCCGGCCGTGAGGTGGCTCCCCCCTACTATCGTACTCGCGGTCTTGCCAGTCCTTCTTCGGCTGATCATGGCAGCTCATAAGCTCGCGGCCTATCTTGCAACTTAGTAGGTCGAGCCGCACGGTCAGCATGACCCGTGGCCGCGGTGGCCAGGCACCAAAGCTACATTCGGGGCCTCGGACGCCGTTCGGCTAGCTCGGGACGTTCCGTAACCCGGCGGATAGTGTCATTGTCTTTACGGGCTGCGCGCGTCGCGTGGCGGGGTCGTTGCTCCCTTGCCGCCTCTGGGCCGGTTCCTGCAACGGCTTCCCGCCTGGTCGACGAGCGAGCGAGGCTTCGAAAGTGCGCGAACGAAGCCAATTTCCGGGAGCGGGTTCTGGTGTTAAAGAGATGTCTGAAAAGGACTTGCGTGGTCGGCTTCGTTTCGCGGGGCGGGGCGAAGGAAGCCAATTCGCGGCGGGCCTGGGGGCGATGCGAGGCGCGGGATCGGTGAGAGATGAAAACTGCGCGAACGAAGCCAATTCTTGAAGCCGGGTTGTGGATTTAAAATGATTTGAAATAAGGACTTGTAGTGTCTGGTTCGTTCGGCGGGTCGGGGGGAACGAAGCCAATTTGGGGAGGGGCTCAGGTAATCTTCTTGAGGCTGGCCTGGGGCTGGGAGTCGGTGAGGCCGAAGAGGTGGCGGACGGCGGTGAGGATGGGGTGGGGGGATTCGGGGGCGGAGGCGGCTTCGGCGGCGGCGGTGCGGACGGCGGCGCGGGGGTGGTGGAGGAACTGGTTCTGGAGCCGGGCGGCCATGTGGGCGATGGCCTCGCGGTCGGCGTCGGAGAGCTGGGGCATGTTGCCGAAGAGGTGGTCCAGCTCGCGGCGGCGGATCTGGTCGGCCCGGTCGCCGAGCTGACGCAGGAGGACCCCGGCGTCCTGCTGGCGGCGGATGGCCGCGTAGCAGGCGGCGGTCTCGCGCTCGATGATCTGGAGGGCCGGGTCGACCCCCCGGCGGCGGCGCGAGAGGTTCTGCTCGGCCTGGGCGCGGAGGTCGTCGACGTTGTAGAGGGTCACCTGGTCGAGGTCGCCGATGCGGGGGTCGAAGTCGCGGGGGATGGCGATGTCGAGGATCAGGGACAGCCGGTTGCGGCGGGCGCGCTGGACGCGGACGTACTGGTCCAGGGTCATGATCGGCTCGGCGGCGGCGGTGGTGCTGATGACGAGATCGGCGTCGACGAGGGCCTGGCCCAGGCTGTCGAACGGCACGGCCCGGCCCCGCCAGCGTTCGGCGGCGGCCTCGGCGCGTTCGGCGTTCCGGTTGACGATCAGGATCCGTCCCGGCTCCAGCTTCTTGAGGTGCTGGAGGGTGAGGTCCCCCATCTTGCCGGCGCCGATCACCAGCACGGTCTTGTCGGTGAAGGTGTCGAAGACCTCGCGGGCGAGGTCCACGGCGACGCTGGCGACGGAGAGCTTCCCCTGGTCCATGCCGGTCTTCTCGCGGACGAGCTTGCCGACCCGAAGCGCGTTCTGGAAGACGGCGTGGAAGACCGGCCCGGCGGCCTTGCGGTCGACGGCCGAGCGGTACGCCTCGCGGACCTGGCCCAGGATCTGGCCCTCGCCCAGCACGAGGCTCTCCAGGCTGGCGGCGACCCGGAACAGGTGGCCGACGGCCGCCTCGTCGTGGTAGCCGACCAGGTGCCCGGCGAACTGGTCGGGATGCAGGCCGTGGAAGTCCGCGAAGAACCCCGAGAGGGCGTCGACGTCGGGGATGGCGTCGGCCGGGCCGGCGGCGTAGATCTCGACCCGGTTGCAGGTCGAGAGGACGACGAACTCGCTCCCCGGGAAGGCGTCTTGAAGCGAGCGCAGGGCGGCGTCCAGGCGGTCGTCGCCGAAGGCCAGGGCCTCGCGGACCGTCGCGGGGGCGGATCGATGGTCGACCCCGAGGGCCAGCAGCCTCACGGCAACCTCCCGATCGTCCGCGACGCGCCGTGGGCCGTGGGGAGCCGCAGGGCCTCGACCCCGACCCAGGTGAAGACCAGGAAGGCGAACGCCGCGATCGTCAACATCATCACCGTCCGCCCCCGCATCGACGGCCGGAACCGGGCGTGCAAGAGGCCCGCGAACACCAGCCACATCCCGAAGGCGCTGAGGACCTTGGGGTCGTACCAGGGGACCCCCAGGGAGGCCCCGACGCCCCCCTTCCGGAGTTCCACCACGCTGAGCAAGACCCCGATCAGGAGCCCCGCCGTCAGGAGCGGGAAGGCCGCGACCACCGCCCCTCGGTTGACCCGTTCGGACTGCTCCAGGCTCGGCAGCGAGAACCCGTACCGCCGCGTCTGCTTCGACTTGAGCCGGCGCATCTGGGCCAGGTACATCAGCCCGGTCGCGAACGCCAGCGACGCGCAGACGGCCCCCGCCAGCAGGAACGTCCCGTGGACGGTCCCCCAGAAGGCCGTGGCCCCGTCCCATTCCCGCCCTTCCGGCGACCGGGGGACGAACCACGCGGCCCCCAGGATCAGGCCCAGGACCAGGGGGAGCGTGAAGAAGCCGACGGCCACGTTGCGGGACCACTGGAGCATCAGGTAGAGGCTGATCAGGGCCACGACCCACGACAGCACCATCACCGACTCGAACGCCGAGGTCACCGGCAGGGTCTGGCGCGTCCAGGCGAGGTTGGCCAGGTAGAGCGTCTGCACGATCCATCCCAGGAAGGTCAGGCCGACCCCCAGGTGCCACCGGAACCGGCTGCGCACGAAGACCCGGGCCAGCTCGACCGCCAGCGCAAGCCCGTAAGTCCCGGCGAAACACAGGATCTGCAGCCGATCCATACCGTTGCGGCCCTCGACGCCTCGATATCCGCGCCCCCCGCGCGCTCCGCCCCATTGTAAGAGAATCGCCGGCCGAATCCCAGAGGCGTCGGAGTTCGGGCCGCGCCTGCCCCGCGAGTCGGCCGGCGGGCGCATCGGGAGGAAGTCGCGGCGCGTATGATGGAGGATGAGCGGGGCCGTCGGCCCCATTTCCTCGGATCTGACGCGAAGGGTTTCCGCGATGATCGACCTCATCAAGCAGACGCTGCTGACCGGCGTGGGCCTCGCCGTGCTGACCAAGGACAAGGTGGAGGAGCTCGGCCGCGGCCTGGTGGACCAGGCCAAGCTCTCCGAGAACGAGGGCCGCGACTTCCTCGACAACCTCATGAAGCAGTCCGAGACCGCCCGCGACGAGTTCGAAGCTCGCGTCAACGGCCTGGTCAAGAAGGCCGTCGAGGGCCTCAACCTCGTCCACAAGGACGAACTGGCCTCGCTCCAGGCGCGGGTCGCCGAGCTGGAGACCGAACTCCAGAAGCACGAACGCTCGGCCGCCCACGACGCCTGACCGCGAGGGCGGCGGCCGACGACGCGGGGCCGGACCCTAACGCCCTTCCCCCCTCGCGGGGGAAGGTGGCCCGCAGGGCCGGATGAGGGGGGAGGAGGCAGGCCCGCGCCGGTCTGCCCGCCTCCTTCGACGACGCCTGGTCGGGGCTCCGGGTCACGCCTCGGCCTGTTTGGCGGCGGTCGCGCGCTTGCGGCGTTTGGGGGGCTCGGCGGGGGTCTTGCGACCGCCGGCGAGGGGCTCGGCTCCCCCTTCGAGGGGCTGGCCGGGGCGGGCGGCTTCGAGTCGCTTCTCGACGGCCGCGGCGTAGTCGTTGGAGAGTTCGAAGCCGAGGAAGCGGCGGTGGAGCTTCTTGGCGACGGTCAGGGTCGTGCCGCTGCCGGCGAAGGGGTCGAGGACCGTCTCGCCCGGGTTGGAGCAGGCGCGGACGACTCGGCCCAGGAGTTGTTCGGGCATCTGGCAGCCGTGCCACCCGGCGCGTTCCTTGAACGTGCCGCAGACGCGGGGGATGTACCAGGTATCCTCCATCGGGTCGAAGCCGGTGGTCATGTCCTGGGGGCGGAGGATCCAGGTGTCGTCGGGGAGCCGTCCCTTGGGGTTGGCGCGGGCGTCGGCGTAGACGAGTTGGCGGGCCGACGGGACGCGGACGTCCTCGTCGTTGAAGGTGAAACGTTTGGGGTCCTTCAAGAAGTAAAACAAGTGGGCGTGGCTGCGGGCGAATTTCCGTCGGCAGTGGACCCCAAACGTATAGTACCAAACCACCCAGCTCCGCATGGTCAGGCCCAGCTCGCGGTGGAAGATCCACTTCATTTCGGCGGCGTATTCGTCGCCGATCGCGAGCCAGAACGTCCCGTCGGGCTTGAGCGCACGAACGACTTCACGGCCCCAGCGCCTCGTCCAGTCGAGGTAGGCGTCGGTGTCGCGTTCGTCGTCGTAGACATCGTAATCATAGCCGATGTTGAAGGGGGGGTCGGCGAAAATCAGGTCGATCGAGCCCGTCTCGATTCGGGGCAACAGGTCCAGGCAGTCGCCCGGGTACAAACGGTCGAGTTCGAAGCCGACCGGGGCGGATTCGCTGGAATTCCGCGCGCCGAAGGTCGGCGCCTCCCCGTCGCTTCCGGAGGGCGTGATAACCGGTTTCCGCATGGTCGGGCTCACTCGTCGTTGGGGAGGGGGGCGTCGCCGGTCCGGCCGCCGTCCGGGGCGTCGTCGCCGTCGCCGTTGGAGGGGCCGGCGGCGGGGGCGTTCTCGTCGATCCGATATTCCGAGAGCTTCTTGTGGAGCGTGTTGCGGTTGATCCCCAGCCGCGCGGCGGCCTTGATCTGGACCCGGTCGCAGGTCTGCAAGACCTGCTGGATCAGCTCGCGCTCGACCTGGCCGACGACGCGGTCGTGCAGGTCGTTGGCGTTGGGCCCGGCGGAACGGATGCCCTGGCGGACCAGCTCCGACGTGAGGGAGGAGAAGTCGGCGCCCGAGCCGCCGCCTCGGTGGCGGATCGGCCGGGGCGCGGCCTCGCCTCGAAGCTGGGGGGGGAGGTGCTCGACCATCATCTCCGGGCCGTCCCCCAGGATGACCGCCCGCTCCACGTAGTTCTGGAGTTCGCGGACGTTCCCCGGCCAGTCGTGCTCGCGGAGGCGTCGCATCGCCTCGGGGTGCACCCGTCGCATCTCGCGGCGGTTCTGCTCGGCGTACCGCTTGAGGAAGAAGAGGACCAGCAGCTCCACGTCGTCGCGACGCTCGCGCAGCGGGGGGAGGTGGATGGGGATGACGTTGAGGCGGTAATAGAGGTCCTCGCGGAAGCGGCCGGCGTCGATCTCGTCGAGGAGGTCGCGGTTGGT includes:
- a CDS encoding phasin family protein, with amino-acid sequence MIDLIKQTLLTGVGLAVLTKDKVEELGRGLVDQAKLSENEGRDFLDNLMKQSETARDEFEARVNGLVKKAVEGLNLVHKDELASLQARVAELETELQKHERSAAHDA
- a CDS encoding DUF4297 domain-containing protein: MSVKDCLVNRPREASGAMAANRFDFQRDWALCHLFELQEGGKDYVLVMEHHDDVVVLDSPVDPKAVDCYQIKTADSHWSLTALLRPKKLKKAKGKSILGKMYENCLVFKASVRSVNLVSNYPYRMDLKCGTKSDTKDTICLNELADEEADGVIDKIMNEHGLTAPPVFLDLAKLVVTALSVHDHADHAKGKLVAFLERERPGISIAVGPLYNTLYDELRRKANYEKQGLDYDGVLKHKAISRAQFTGLISKLREEKKFEREWPAIDAKLASEDVGFRELIQIRDACRLFEMERMQDWNVVLAQTRQAVQAAADDACAAKLSATLDHCVARVRALRIKGSEIYGNPYLKAIALFHLYAY
- a CDS encoding sigma-54 interaction domain-containing protein, which encodes MPIETRPSYGRPLKPEPRGTGPGSGLDPNAPLPGVVGAGPMMREVYRTTRQVAPSRACVLIVGETGTGKELVARAIHDLSPRSTGPYIRVNCGALTESLLESELFGHVKGSFTGAVDNRTGRFEAAHTGSIFLDEVNSTSPKLQVKLLRVLQEGEFERVGDNNTRKVDTRIIAATNRDLLDEIDAGRFREDLYYRLNVIPIHLPPLRERRDDVELLVLFFLKRYAEQNRREMRRVHPEAMRRLREHDWPGNVRELQNYVERAVILGDGPEMMVEHLPPQLRGEAAPRPIRHRGGGSGADFSSLTSELVRQGIRSAGPNANDLHDRVVGQVERELIQQVLQTCDRVQIKAAARLGINRNTLHKKLSEYRIDENAPAAGPSNGDGDDAPDGGRTGDAPLPNDE
- the hemA gene encoding glutamyl-tRNA reductase, which gives rise to MRLLALGVDHRSAPATVREALAFGDDRLDAALRSLQDAFPGSEFVVLSTCNRVEIYAAGPADAIPDVDALSGFFADFHGLHPDQFAGHLVGYHDEAAVGHLFRVAASLESLVLGEGQILGQVREAYRSAVDRKAAGPVFHAVFQNALRVGKLVREKTGMDQGKLSVASVAVDLAREVFDTFTDKTVLVIGAGKMGDLTLQHLKKLEPGRILIVNRNAERAEAAAERWRGRAVPFDSLGQALVDADLVISTTAAAEPIMTLDQYVRVQRARRNRLSLILDIAIPRDFDPRIGDLDQVTLYNVDDLRAQAEQNLSRRRRGVDPALQIIERETAACYAAIRRQQDAGVLLRQLGDRADQIRRRELDHLFGNMPQLSDADREAIAHMAARLQNQFLHHPRAAVRTAAAEAASAPESPHPILTAVRHLFGLTDSQPQASLKKIT
- a CDS encoding inner membrane protein YpjD → MDRLQILCFAGTYGLALAVELARVFVRSRFRWHLGVGLTFLGWIVQTLYLANLAWTRQTLPVTSAFESVMVLSWVVALISLYLMLQWSRNVAVGFFTLPLVLGLILGAAWFVPRSPEGREWDGATAFWGTVHGTFLLAGAVCASLAFATGLMYLAQMRRLKSKQTRRYGFSLPSLEQSERVNRGAVVAAFPLLTAGLLIGVLLSVVELRKGGVGASLGVPWYDPKVLSAFGMWLVFAGLLHARFRPSMRGRTVMMLTIAAFAFLVFTWVGVEALRLPTAHGASRTIGRLP
- a CDS encoding DNA-methyltransferase; its protein translation is MRKPVITPSGSDGEAPTFGARNSSESAPVGFELDRLYPGDCLDLLPRIETGSIDLIFADPPFNIGYDYDVYDDERDTDAYLDWTRRWGREVVRALKPDGTFWLAIGDEYAAEMKWIFHRELGLTMRSWVVWYYTFGVHCRRKFARSHAHLFYFLKDPKRFTFNDEDVRVPSARQLVYADARANPKGRLPDDTWILRPQDMTTGFDPMEDTWYIPRVCGTFKERAGWHGCQMPEQLLGRVVRACSNPGETVLDPFAGSGTTLTVAKKLHRRFLGFELSNDYAAAVEKRLEAARPGQPLEGGAEPLAGGRKTPAEPPKRRKRATAAKQAEA